A single genomic interval of Spirochaetaceae bacterium harbors:
- a CDS encoding rubredoxin: MYVCDLCGYEYDPAVGDPDNGIAPGTAFADIPESWVCPLCAAGKEHFSKA, encoded by the coding sequence ATGTACGTATGCGATTTATGTGGTTACGAGTACGACCCAGCCGTTGGCGACCCCGATAACGGGATTGCTCCCGGCACAGCTTTTGCCGATATACCTGAAAGCTGGGTTTGCCCGTTGTGCGCTGCCGGTAAAGAACACTTTAGTAAAGCTTAA